One window of the Parasphingopyxis algicola genome contains the following:
- a CDS encoding dienelactone hydrolase family protein, with product MMLYPASMVIHMINIATTEIDFDTGEQQLSARLALPQERHEGGVPTVILLPAIAGVNDYISRTAERLAAQGYGVAVLDYYQREGQAPDVSSPEKIGAAVNALPDPRVLRDISSLVKALHDHPDCDGSRIGALGFCIGGMYAFLAGTEQSGLACAVDYYGAIKYAEVSANKPVSPIDRVPDLAVPLLCHFGDYDRLISAKDREEFAAAMQAAQRQYEMFVYHGAPHAFDEDFRLQVFRPAASADAWRRSVAFFDFHLRGKR from the coding sequence ATGATGCTGTATCCCGCGTCTATGGTCATTCATATGATCAATATCGCAACGACCGAGATCGATTTCGATACGGGCGAGCAGCAGCTTTCGGCCCGTCTGGCGCTGCCGCAGGAGCGCCACGAGGGCGGCGTGCCGACAGTCATTCTCCTACCGGCAATCGCGGGGGTAAACGACTATATTTCCCGCACTGCCGAACGGCTTGCTGCCCAAGGATACGGCGTAGCCGTTCTCGATTACTATCAACGAGAGGGGCAGGCGCCTGACGTGTCGAGTCCCGAGAAGATCGGCGCCGCTGTCAACGCCTTGCCCGATCCGAGAGTTCTTCGGGATATTTCGAGTTTGGTGAAGGCGCTGCACGACCATCCGGATTGTGATGGCTCGCGGATCGGCGCGCTGGGGTTCTGTATTGGTGGAATGTACGCCTTTCTTGCCGGCACCGAACAGTCCGGACTGGCATGCGCAGTCGATTATTACGGTGCCATCAAGTACGCCGAGGTTTCGGCCAATAAGCCCGTTTCGCCGATCGACCGTGTGCCCGATCTCGCCGTCCCACTGTTATGTCATTTTGGCGATTACGACCGACTCATAAGCGCTAAGGATCGCGAGGAATTCGCAGCTGCCATGCAGGCGGCTCAGCGACAGTATGAAATGTTCGTCTATCACGGTGCACCTCACGCATTCGACGAAGATTTCCGCCTGCAGGTTTTCCGCCCGGCCGCATCCGCTGACGCGTGGCGACGAAGTGTGGCATTTTTCGATTTTCACTTGCGCGGTAAGCGCTAG
- a CDS encoding tyrosine-type recombinase/integrase, giving the protein MSLTALKVKTAPPGRHGDGRGLYLVVKDSGTRSWVLRIQHRGRRRDLGLGPFPDVSLAEARIGAMELRKQVRAGLDPVAERRRGNAVIPSFEAAARDCYDALKEGWKNQRHASWISSLENHVFPAIGTLPVEEVDSAVVRDVLEPIWLTIPDTARRILQRIGAVLDFAHIRGWLPNEVSLRSVRKGLPRQTATTNHLAAMHYNEVPAFMAKLTDLPPTVGRDALRLTILTAVRSNETRLATWPEFDLRKALWTIPGARMKMNEPHIVPLSRPAIVLLRRVKRERSGNSDLVFSVSSDKPISDMTMIKVLRDMDIEQVTVHGFRSSFTDWVAEETDTPKEVADKALAHKIPNRVEAAYRRTDFLAKRRKLMTAWAKYCMKRANGKAAACN; this is encoded by the coding sequence ATGTCCCTGACTGCATTGAAGGTGAAGACCGCGCCGCCCGGCCGTCACGGCGATGGCCGGGGACTTTATCTCGTGGTCAAGGACAGCGGCACCCGGTCCTGGGTGCTGCGTATACAGCATCGGGGCCGGCGCCGCGATCTGGGTCTCGGGCCCTTTCCCGATGTCTCGCTTGCAGAGGCGCGGATTGGGGCGATGGAGTTGCGCAAACAGGTGCGCGCCGGTCTCGATCCGGTGGCTGAGCGCCGCAGAGGCAATGCGGTTATTCCAAGCTTCGAGGCGGCGGCCCGGGACTGTTATGATGCACTGAAAGAGGGTTGGAAGAACCAGCGCCATGCGTCCTGGATATCCAGCCTGGAAAACCATGTCTTTCCCGCGATCGGAACACTGCCGGTCGAGGAAGTGGACAGCGCTGTCGTGCGCGATGTGCTGGAGCCGATCTGGCTGACCATTCCCGATACCGCGCGGCGGATATTGCAGCGGATCGGCGCGGTGCTCGACTTTGCCCATATCCGCGGCTGGCTGCCGAACGAAGTATCGCTACGCTCGGTCCGCAAGGGTCTACCGCGCCAGACAGCGACGACCAACCATCTGGCGGCGATGCACTATAATGAAGTACCGGCCTTTATGGCGAAGCTTACAGACTTGCCGCCGACCGTCGGCCGCGATGCTCTACGGTTGACGATCTTGACGGCCGTGCGATCGAACGAGACGCGCTTGGCAACCTGGCCCGAGTTCGATCTGCGCAAGGCGCTGTGGACCATCCCCGGTGCGCGGATGAAGATGAACGAGCCGCATATCGTGCCGCTGTCGCGGCCAGCGATCGTCCTGCTCAGGCGAGTGAAGAGGGAGCGCAGCGGCAATAGCGATCTGGTCTTCTCGGTATCGAGCGACAAGCCGATCAGCGATATGACGATGATCAAGGTGTTGCGCGACATGGATATCGAACAGGTGACGGTGCACGGGTTCAGGAGCAGTTTTACCGACTGGGTGGCCGAAGAAACGGATACTCCCAAGGAGGTCGCGGACAAGGCGCTGGCGCACAAGATCCCAAACCGGGTCGAGGCGGCCTATCGCCGTACCGACTTTCTGGCCAAGCGGCGCAAGCTGATGACAGCATGGGCGAAATATTGCATGAAGCGAGCAAACGGGAAAGCGGCGGCTTGTAATTGA
- a CDS encoding YeiH family protein produces MNTAVLRRGASVYAASILSAVRDYGAGTAVSVALALTALAINSWLGGPAMIHALLLGFVLRWAVSGRRFDAGIDFSAKTLLRLGVGLLGAGISFQQVLALGPQVVALVAGGVVFTIILGLICARLLGLGRDLGLLLGGAVAICGASAALAIASVLPKSERSDANTLLAVVGVTALSTIAMVLYPLASIALVMSAKASGVFFGATIHDVAQVVGAGYMISDHTGETATIVKLLRVGCLVPVVAAISLWTGNSHKDRTRSIGHLFPWFLGLFILLSAVASLQLVPNAIMDMVSSAAKILLLIAIAALGLKTSPSGLAKVGIKPVLVLAVATLGLALLVLTLLFFLPEHFA; encoded by the coding sequence GTGAACACGGCCGTCCTGCGTCGCGGCGCCTCGGTCTACGCCGCCAGCATTCTGTCCGCGGTGCGAGACTATGGCGCTGGCACAGCGGTATCAGTGGCACTCGCTTTGACTGCGCTCGCAATCAACTCCTGGCTGGGCGGTCCGGCGATGATTCATGCGCTCTTACTTGGCTTCGTCCTGCGCTGGGCTGTATCGGGAAGACGGTTCGATGCAGGAATCGACTTTTCTGCCAAGACACTTCTGCGCCTCGGTGTCGGATTGCTCGGCGCTGGTATTTCATTTCAGCAAGTTTTGGCGCTTGGCCCGCAGGTCGTAGCGTTGGTGGCGGGTGGGGTGGTCTTTACCATCATTCTCGGACTCATCTGCGCACGCTTGCTCGGCTTGGGTCGTGATCTCGGTTTGTTGTTGGGTGGGGCGGTAGCGATTTGCGGTGCGTCCGCGGCGCTCGCGATTGCGTCGGTATTACCCAAAAGTGAGCGAAGCGATGCCAATACGCTCCTGGCAGTGGTCGGCGTTACCGCGCTTAGCACAATCGCGATGGTTCTCTATCCGCTCGCTTCGATCGCATTGGTAATGTCGGCCAAAGCGAGCGGTGTGTTTTTCGGCGCTACGATCCATGACGTCGCGCAGGTGGTGGGAGCCGGCTATATGATCTCCGACCACACCGGAGAAACCGCAACTATCGTTAAACTTCTTCGGGTTGGCTGCCTCGTCCCGGTCGTGGCGGCAATCAGCCTTTGGACCGGCAATTCGCACAAAGACAGAACTCGCAGCATCGGTCACCTATTCCCATGGTTCTTAGGGCTTTTTATCTTATTGTCGGCGGTCGCCAGTCTGCAATTGGTGCCAAACGCCATCATGGATATGGTCAGTTCTGCGGCCAAAATTCTCCTGTTGATCGCGATTGCGGCCCTAGGTTTAAAAACGTCGCCCAGCGGACTTGCCAAAGTCGGGATTAAGCCGGTGCTGGTGCTTGCCGTGGCAACGCTCGGCTTGGCGCTGCTGGTTTTGACTTTGCTTTTCTTCCTTCCGGAGCATTTTGCATGA
- a CDS encoding LysR family transcriptional regulator, whose translation MYEYHSLFFVMIKNLNLLRAFDAVMRERKVSRAAEELGLTQPALSNAIAKLRLELGDALFVRSGNGVEPTPFAQEYHLSVARALVLLDAASTQARAFDPERDKRRFTIAMSGIAESVVLPRIVAQNFRDRANLSIVTRPIPRSDLAGVLGRGNIDLTIGFIQRSDGPLIRQLLFTTNYVLLAPQDYSLGPAPRFVVVEGKGTGHEVVAAGIRQAFGDSAVALRMPDFLAVPHAVRAAGIPAIVPLPVALIYARWLGLRLADVPIGVPEIEIFSYAHERMRSDGANRWLRNACQRTFADVDWAQPIG comes from the coding sequence ATGTATGAATATCATTCATTATTTTTTGTGATGATAAAAAACCTCAACCTCCTGCGCGCTTTCGATGCGGTGATGCGCGAACGCAAGGTTTCGCGCGCTGCTGAGGAACTCGGCCTGACGCAACCTGCGTTGAGCAATGCGATTGCAAAACTCCGCCTCGAATTGGGCGACGCCCTTTTCGTGCGGAGCGGCAACGGCGTCGAACCGACGCCCTTCGCACAGGAATACCATCTTTCAGTCGCACGCGCGCTAGTGCTATTAGACGCCGCCAGCACGCAAGCACGGGCGTTCGATCCTGAACGGGACAAGCGACGCTTCACCATAGCGATGTCGGGAATTGCCGAATCCGTCGTCCTTCCTCGCATAGTTGCCCAGAATTTTCGCGATCGCGCCAATCTATCAATCGTCACCCGTCCGATCCCGCGCAGCGATCTGGCCGGAGTCCTTGGCCGAGGGAATATCGATTTGACTATCGGCTTCATTCAGAGAAGCGATGGTCCGCTAATCCGCCAGCTACTCTTTACGACGAACTATGTTCTGCTCGCACCGCAAGATTACTCGCTCGGCCCTGCACCCCGGTTTGTCGTCGTTGAGGGCAAGGGCACGGGGCACGAGGTCGTGGCGGCTGGTATCCGGCAAGCGTTCGGCGACAGCGCGGTCGCGCTGCGGATGCCCGATTTTCTGGCTGTGCCCCACGCCGTTCGGGCAGCGGGCATTCCCGCCATAGTACCGCTGCCAGTGGCGCTGATCTATGCCCGATGGCTGGGGTTGCGACTAGCCGATGTTCCGATCGGAGTTCCTGAGATCGAGATTTTCTCTTACGCGCACGAGCGAATGAGGAGCGATGGCGCAAATCGTTGGTTACGGAATGCATGCCAGCGCACCTTTGCCGATGTCGACTGGGCACAGCCGATCGGCTAG
- a CDS encoding cystathionine gamma-synthase family protein: MTIADQDKSTIAVWAGEEDPLAFGAAQVPIVQSAPFAYDDLDTWLAVALGQADGHIYSRNTNPTMAVFEEKCRALEAGENAISFASGMAAISNTLFTHLRPGDRVVSIKDSYGGTSRIFLDHLPHMGIDVDLIETNDGDAIDDAISKGCKIVYLETPTNPTLKIIDLARAIKAAKAQGAICVVDNTFATPINQNPLALGADLVVHSATKYLGGHDDAMGGVLIGKAELVQAVYEYREICGAVLSAFSAYLLLRGMKTLDLRVKKQNATAMEIARFLDKHPKVSQVFYPGLESHDKHDVAKSQMRGFGGMLSFSVDGGFEELKVFLSKLHYVHRAASLGSVNTLVGPPSVTSHVECTPEQRAALGIPETLLRYSCGVEDSGDLIEQLEIAFGAL; this comes from the coding sequence ATGACAATCGCAGATCAGGATAAGTCCACGATCGCCGTCTGGGCAGGCGAGGAAGACCCTTTGGCGTTCGGAGCCGCACAAGTTCCGATCGTGCAGAGCGCGCCGTTCGCGTACGACGATCTCGATACATGGCTCGCCGTCGCGCTCGGCCAAGCGGATGGACATATTTACAGTCGCAACACCAACCCGACGATGGCAGTATTCGAGGAGAAATGCCGCGCTTTGGAAGCGGGCGAAAATGCAATTTCTTTCGCCAGCGGAATGGCGGCAATCTCCAACACGCTATTCACGCATTTGCGCCCAGGCGACCGGGTCGTATCAATCAAGGATAGCTATGGCGGAACCAGCCGTATTTTTCTCGACCACTTGCCGCATATGGGGATCGACGTTGATCTGATTGAGACCAATGATGGCGACGCCATCGATGACGCGATTAGCAAGGGTTGCAAGATCGTTTATTTGGAAACGCCAACTAACCCGACCCTCAAGATTATCGATCTGGCGCGCGCCATCAAAGCAGCAAAAGCGCAAGGCGCAATCTGCGTAGTAGACAACACCTTTGCAACCCCAATCAATCAGAATCCCTTGGCACTCGGAGCCGACCTCGTCGTACATTCCGCGACCAAATATCTCGGCGGACATGATGACGCGATGGGCGGCGTTCTTATCGGAAAGGCTGAGTTGGTGCAGGCGGTCTACGAGTATCGCGAGATATGCGGCGCCGTTCTTTCGGCTTTTTCGGCATATCTTCTCCTTCGTGGGATGAAGACGCTGGATCTGCGAGTAAAAAAACAGAACGCAACGGCAATGGAGATTGCGCGCTTTCTCGATAAGCACCCGAAGGTTAGCCAAGTCTTTTACCCTGGATTGGAAAGCCACGACAAACACGACGTTGCTAAATCGCAAATGCGCGGCTTTGGAGGGATGTTGAGCTTTTCAGTTGATGGCGGATTCGAAGAGCTGAAGGTCTTTTTAAGCAAGCTGCACTACGTCCACCGAGCCGCCAGCCTTGGCTCAGTCAACACACTGGTCGGCCCGCCATCCGTTACGAGTCATGTCGAGTGCACGCCTGAGCAACGCGCGGCGCTCGGCATACCGGAAACGTTGCTTCGTTATTCCTGCGGCGTAGAGGACTCTGGCGATCTCATAGAGCAGCTGGAGATAGCTTTTGGAGCGCTCTAG
- a CDS encoding helix-turn-helix transcriptional regulator translates to MTEPDKILRIRTVLDRSGLSRSTLYRKMKDGTFPRQVKISDYCSGWRESEINRWIADPPAYHCEEVETELKG, encoded by the coding sequence ATGACCGAACCTGATAAAATCCTGCGTATCAGGACCGTGCTCGACCGTTCCGGCCTCAGCCGCTCGACGCTGTACCGCAAGATGAAGGACGGCACCTTCCCACGTCAGGTTAAGATCAGCGACTATTGCTCGGGCTGGCGCGAGTCCGAGATCAACCGCTGGATCGCCGATCCGCCCGCCTATCACTGCGAGGAAGTCGAGACGGAGTTGAAGGGATAG
- a CDS encoding aminotransferase class I/II-fold pyridoxal phosphate-dependent enzyme, which produces MRSLFMQLHLPPPDALHGITMAHAADPRLHKMDLGVGVYRNEEGYSPAMEAVKNAERILANSDGSKAYLPTRGHPEFLEGMEGLLFPSDPIDSIVSIQTVGGTGGIYLALELVRRANLDVTVHIGTPSWPNHAGICRHLGVPVREFAHCDPDSGVPSSKGYLRSLEGAKPGDLLILHGPCHNPTGRDLAFDDAVFLVREAYDRGVTCLIDAAYYGLGNRLEDDLEYLKAMLVAAPATMLIMSGSKAFGLYRDRIGILFVNCMYARGEDIVAVLGNIARTTYSVPAAHGAQVIGTILGDPDLKSHWIGELDAMRDRINGLRDQIHQLADGAPIFSSLQAEKGIFSLLPLSSDTVTKLADTYGIYIAGSGRINLAGLSRQTVPLFVEAIRYANG; this is translated from the coding sequence ATGAGAAGCCTTTTCATGCAGTTGCACCTCCCGCCACCGGATGCGCTGCACGGCATAACCATGGCGCATGCCGCCGATCCGCGCTTGCACAAAATGGATCTGGGCGTTGGCGTATATCGCAACGAAGAGGGGTATTCGCCGGCTATGGAGGCGGTTAAGAATGCTGAGCGGATACTTGCCAACTCGGATGGCTCTAAGGCGTATTTGCCGACGCGAGGGCATCCCGAATTTCTCGAGGGCATGGAGGGATTGCTTTTTCCAAGTGACCCTATCGACTCAATCGTTTCGATCCAAACTGTGGGCGGGACCGGCGGTATATATCTCGCTCTAGAACTGGTCCGTAGAGCAAATCTCGATGTCACAGTTCATATCGGCACCCCCAGTTGGCCCAATCATGCCGGTATATGCCGGCATTTGGGCGTTCCCGTCCGCGAGTTCGCGCACTGTGATCCGGACAGCGGCGTTCCGTCTTCCAAGGGGTATCTGCGAAGCCTTGAGGGCGCGAAGCCGGGCGACCTTCTTATCCTGCATGGACCTTGTCATAACCCAACAGGACGCGATCTCGCCTTTGATGACGCCGTTTTTTTGGTTCGCGAGGCATATGATCGCGGTGTGACCTGTTTAATCGATGCCGCCTACTACGGTCTTGGCAACCGGCTAGAAGACGATCTCGAATATCTGAAGGCTATGCTGGTTGCCGCACCCGCTACGATGCTGATCATGTCGGGCTCAAAGGCGTTCGGATTGTACCGGGACCGGATCGGCATCTTGTTCGTCAATTGCATGTACGCAAGAGGCGAAGACATTGTCGCCGTGCTTGGCAACATTGCCAGGACAACCTACTCGGTTCCCGCTGCCCATGGGGCGCAGGTCATAGGTACGATTCTGGGCGATCCCGACCTGAAATCGCATTGGATCGGAGAGCTGGATGCGATGCGTGATCGGATCAATGGTTTGCGCGATCAAATTCATCAATTAGCAGATGGCGCACCGATTTTCAGTTCCCTACAGGCTGAAAAAGGCATTTTTTCTCTTCTTCCGCTTTCATCCGATACGGTCACCAAACTTGCCGATACGTATGGAATTTACATTGCCGGCTCGGGTCGAATCAACTTAGCGGGGCTAAGCCGTCAAACAGTGCCGTTGTTTGTTGAGGCGATACGCTATGCTAATGGGTAA
- a CDS encoding Lrp/AsnC family transcriptional regulator: MDSIDKKILRILQQDASLPVAELSERAGISPTPVWRRIRKLEDDGVIDRRVALLDQEAISLGLTGFVLIRTSDHSDNWLETFNAAVASIPEIVEVHRTSGDVDYVLKVVAPDMKGYDTIYRRMIRNVAMYDVSASFSMEKLKATTELPLDYIS, translated from the coding sequence TTGGACAGCATCGACAAAAAGATACTGCGTATCTTGCAGCAAGATGCGAGCCTTCCGGTGGCGGAACTCTCCGAACGAGCAGGGATCTCACCAACTCCAGTATGGCGACGAATTCGAAAACTTGAAGACGATGGCGTTATCGACCGCCGGGTCGCACTTCTCGATCAAGAAGCAATCAGTTTGGGTCTAACTGGCTTTGTTCTGATCCGAACGAGCGACCACAGCGACAATTGGCTGGAGACCTTCAATGCGGCTGTCGCGTCCATTCCGGAGATAGTGGAAGTGCATCGCACATCAGGTGATGTCGACTATGTGCTAAAGGTAGTTGCGCCTGATATGAAAGGCTACGATACAATCTACAGGCGGATGATCCGGAATGTTGCTATGTACGACGTTTCTGCAAGCTTTTCGATGGAAAAACTTAAGGCAACGACCGAACTGCCTTTGGACTATATCTCGTAA
- a CDS encoding transketolase, whose protein sequence is MVHDANNLREKRDGLKVGGHQASCSSITAIMAALYFHALRPQDKVAVKPHAGPVLHAIHYLMGEQTRDRMERFRGLGGVQSYPSRTKDAIPVDFSTGSVGLGVAITAFSSLVQDYLIAHGRLAEEQAGRMIALMGDAELDEGNIYECLIEAYKHDIRNCWWIVDYNRQSLDATTADRMFRRFDDIFETCGWRVVTLKFGKLQREAFDKPGGKALEDWIENCPNADFAALTYLGGAAWRERLKQDIGGKRGVKALLARYDDEQLAALMTNLGGHCIETLVEAFDGMDDERPTLMIAYTVKGYGLPLAGHKDNHSGMMNTAQIERLRDAMDIAEGAEWDKWGGVGDNAVASLEAFVADSPIARKQREAAAPTVPVPERLSTGAKADISTQAAFGAILHDLAKSDDPLADRIVTTAPDVTQTTNLGAFVNQRGLFRRQELADVFQTESIPSAQKWTGGGAGQHIELGIAEHNFFLVLAALGLSAEHFGTRLIPIGTVYDPFIARGLDALNYGCYQDSRFLLVGTPSGITLAGEGGAHQSINTPLIGMGQPNLESFEPAYADELALTMRWAFDHMQQLDGSSVYLRLTTRAIPQLERKDAAWEADALEGAYWLREPSEGAEAAIAYCGAVAPEALAASEVLADDIPGLGLLAVTSPDRLHRAWSARRAARWTGGQAWPSHIERLLAPLAPDAGIVTVLDGSPAALSWIGGVRGHRISPLGTDRFGQTGDLPDLYRTYRLNREAIFDAMAELFIES, encoded by the coding sequence ATGGTCCACGATGCCAACAATTTGCGGGAGAAGCGCGACGGGCTTAAGGTGGGCGGCCATCAGGCGAGTTGTTCGTCGATAACGGCCATCATGGCAGCGCTATATTTCCATGCTCTGCGGCCGCAGGACAAGGTTGCGGTCAAGCCGCATGCAGGCCCTGTTCTTCACGCGATCCATTACCTGATGGGCGAACAGACGCGCGATCGAATGGAACGGTTTCGCGGTCTCGGCGGGGTGCAGAGCTACCCCTCGCGCACCAAGGATGCGATCCCGGTCGACTTCTCGACCGGTTCGGTCGGGCTGGGGGTGGCGATCACGGCCTTTTCCTCTTTGGTTCAGGACTATCTCATTGCCCATGGCCGGCTTGCGGAGGAGCAGGCCGGGCGGATGATCGCGTTGATGGGCGATGCCGAGCTCGACGAAGGCAATATCTATGAATGTCTGATCGAAGCGTACAAGCATGATATCCGCAATTGCTGGTGGATTGTCGATTACAACCGCCAGTCGCTCGACGCGACGACCGCGGACCGGATGTTCCGCCGCTTCGACGATATCTTCGAGACCTGTGGCTGGCGGGTCGTCACACTCAAATTTGGGAAGCTCCAGCGCGAGGCCTTTGACAAGCCGGGAGGTAAGGCGCTGGAGGACTGGATCGAGAACTGCCCCAACGCGGACTTTGCTGCACTCACTTATCTCGGTGGCGCGGCCTGGCGTGAACGGCTGAAGCAGGACATTGGCGGCAAGCGTGGGGTCAAAGCCCTGTTGGCCAGGTATGACGACGAGCAGTTAGCGGCGCTTATGACGAATCTCGGCGGTCATTGCATCGAGACTCTGGTCGAGGCGTTCGACGGGATGGACGACGAGCGCCCGACGCTGATGATCGCCTATACCGTCAAGGGCTACGGCCTGCCGCTCGCCGGGCACAAGGACAACCATTCCGGCATGATGAACACCGCACAGATCGAGAGGCTGCGCGATGCGATGGACATTGCCGAGGGGGCCGAGTGGGACAAATGGGGCGGGGTGGGCGACAATGCCGTCGCCTCGCTCGAAGCGTTTGTTGCGGACAGCCCTATTGCGCGCAAGCAGCGCGAGGCCGCAGCGCCAACCGTGCCGGTGCCGGAAAGGCTGTCGACTGGTGCGAAGGCCGACATCTCGACGCAGGCCGCCTTCGGCGCGATCCTACACGACCTCGCCAAGTCGGACGATCCGCTGGCCGACCGCATTGTGACCACCGCGCCCGACGTTACGCAGACCACCAATCTCGGCGCCTTCGTGAACCAGCGCGGCCTGTTTCGGCGGCAGGAACTGGCCGACGTGTTCCAGACGGAGAGCATCCCTTCCGCGCAGAAATGGACCGGCGGCGGAGCGGGGCAGCATATCGAACTGGGCATCGCTGAGCACAACTTCTTCTTGGTACTGGCCGCTCTCGGGTTGTCGGCCGAACATTTCGGCACCCGGCTCATTCCCATCGGCACGGTATACGACCCGTTCATCGCCCGCGGGCTCGATGCGCTCAATTACGGCTGCTACCAGGACTCGCGCTTCCTGCTAGTCGGCACGCCCTCAGGCATCACGCTGGCCGGCGAAGGCGGCGCACACCAGTCGATCAACACGCCGCTTATAGGCATGGGGCAACCCAACCTTGAGAGCTTCGAGCCGGCTTATGCGGACGAACTCGCGCTGACGATGCGCTGGGCCTTCGACCATATGCAGCAGCTCGATGGCAGTTCGGTTTATCTCCGGCTGACCACGCGCGCAATTCCGCAGCTCGAACGCAAGGATGCAGCTTGGGAAGCTGATGCGCTCGAAGGTGCCTATTGGCTACGCGAGCCTTCGGAAGGGGCGGAAGCGGCTATCGCTTATTGCGGCGCGGTCGCGCCCGAAGCCCTTGCTGCGTCGGAAGTGCTGGCGGACGACATACCTGGGCTCGGCCTTCTCGCCGTTACGTCGCCCGACCGGCTGCACCGGGCCTGGTCGGCGCGGCGGGCCGCGCGCTGGACTGGCGGGCAGGCTTGGCCGAGCCATATCGAACGTCTGCTGGCCCCGCTCGCGCCCGATGCCGGTATCGTGACGGTGCTCGACGGATCGCCCGCCGCGCTGTCGTGGATCGGCGGCGTGAGAGGACACCGCATCAGCCCGCTGGGAACCGACCGGTTCGGGCAGACCGGCGACTTACCCGACCTTTATCGCACGTATCGGCTCAACAGAGAGGCGATCTTTGATGCCATGGCCGAACTGTTCATCGAGAGCTGA
- a CDS encoding carbohydrate porin yields the protein MKSGHKSKSRVLRRLLGQVALFAVAVPGVAVAQDDSDVATVTLGYIGDFWTVLDGAEDNGLVYLENADAAIELNLEQVMGWDGSTLFVRGLYNNSNSISQIAGDAQVISNIETGVNAIRLYEAWVEQRIGDRVSVKLGLYDLNSEFDVLDSAGLFINSAHGIGSVIGLSGENGPSIFPVTSLAARISFEPADGWAIRGAVLDGVPGDPDNPDSTVIELEDGDGALIVAEVEAPLPRGKVLLGYWRYTAQFETFDGLTGTGNDGWYVRAESQLYRDPANAGRVLTGFGRLGWGDGRYNAFHRFAGAGLTLSSPFVGRPEDEFGVAIAAAFPSDDFESVTENNSTEVNVELTYSAQVTDWLRIQPDIQWIFNPSADPAADDVVAAGLRFELGWEF from the coding sequence GTGAAAAGCGGGCACAAATCGAAGAGCCGTGTATTGCGCCGGTTACTGGGGCAGGTGGCCTTGTTTGCCGTAGCAGTGCCTGGAGTTGCCGTTGCACAAGATGATTCCGATGTGGCTACGGTAACGCTTGGTTACATCGGCGACTTCTGGACGGTGCTCGACGGTGCTGAAGATAACGGCTTGGTATATCTCGAAAACGCGGATGCTGCGATCGAGTTGAATCTCGAACAAGTAATGGGATGGGATGGGAGTACGCTCTTCGTTCGGGGACTCTACAATAATTCAAACTCGATCAGCCAGATCGCAGGTGACGCGCAAGTCATTTCCAATATCGAGACTGGCGTCAACGCCATACGACTTTATGAGGCATGGGTAGAACAACGAATCGGCGATCGCGTATCGGTGAAGCTGGGTCTTTATGACCTCAACTCGGAATTCGATGTGCTGGATAGCGCAGGTTTGTTTATCAATTCGGCTCATGGCATTGGTTCGGTGATAGGCCTCTCCGGCGAAAATGGTCCCTCTATCTTCCCGGTTACCAGCCTTGCAGCACGTATATCGTTCGAGCCTGCGGACGGTTGGGCAATCAGGGGAGCGGTGCTCGACGGAGTTCCTGGTGATCCCGACAATCCGGACTCTACAGTGATCGAACTGGAAGATGGTGACGGAGCACTGATCGTGGCCGAAGTGGAAGCGCCGTTGCCGAGGGGTAAGGTGCTTCTCGGGTACTGGCGCTATACTGCGCAATTCGAGACGTTCGACGGACTGACAGGCACTGGTAATGATGGCTGGTATGTGCGTGCCGAGAGCCAGCTATACCGCGATCCTGCGAATGCCGGACGTGTTCTAACCGGATTTGGACGGCTTGGATGGGGCGATGGAAGATACAATGCTTTCCACCGTTTTGCCGGGGCCGGATTGACGTTATCCAGTCCATTTGTCGGACGGCCCGAAGACGAGTTTGGCGTCGCGATCGCTGCAGCTTTCCCATCGGACGATTTCGAGAGCGTCACTGAGAATAATTCGACTGAGGTGAATGTGGAGCTGACCTATTCTGCGCAAGTGACTGATTGGCTCAGGATCCAGCCCGATATTCAATGGATATTTAACCCATCGGCCGATCCAGCTGCGGACGATGTCGTCGCCGCAGGCCTGCGTTTCGAACTGGGGTGGGAGTTCTAG
- a CDS encoding DUF6356 family protein encodes MKLFTNHPNSVGESYLEHMGMAFGFGFRLIWSGIACILHGLFPFLFVSTGSKTVGDLHDRMIANRNRRSSDQAVPAE; translated from the coding sequence ATGAAACTGTTCACCAATCACCCAAACTCGGTCGGCGAAAGCTATCTGGAGCATATGGGCATGGCGTTCGGGTTCGGATTTCGCCTCATATGGTCAGGCATCGCCTGTATCCTTCACGGACTATTTCCATTCCTGTTCGTCAGCACTGGCAGCAAGACAGTAGGCGACCTTCATGACCGGATGATAGCCAATCGTAATCGCAGGTCGTCGGATCAAGCGGTTCCGGCTGAGTAG